A single region of the Streptomyces virginiae genome encodes:
- a CDS encoding DUF3566 domain-containing protein, protein MSGATGAGPAKTGANGARGPAADSQGGTVTDTRGPKPSVGADAGQDKPAQPYHPPQAYPAPSGPATAQGGKGAAAQRKSRTGVRTAPRTRKARLRVAKADPWSVMKVSFLLSIALGICTIVAAAVLWMVMDAMGVFSTVGGTISEATGSNEGNGFDLQSFLSLPRVLIFTSVIAVIDVVLATALATLGAFIYNLSAGFVGGVELTLAEDE, encoded by the coding sequence GTGAGTGGAGCCACGGGCGCCGGACCGGCCAAGACTGGAGCGAACGGTGCCCGTGGCCCTGCCGCGGACTCCCAGGGGGGAACCGTGACGGACACCCGAGGACCGAAGCCCTCGGTCGGCGCGGACGCCGGCCAGGACAAGCCCGCACAGCCGTACCACCCGCCGCAGGCCTACCCGGCGCCCTCGGGCCCGGCGACGGCGCAGGGCGGCAAGGGAGCGGCTGCGCAGCGCAAGTCGCGTACGGGGGTCCGTACGGCTCCTCGTACGCGCAAGGCGCGACTGCGGGTGGCCAAGGCCGACCCGTGGTCGGTCATGAAGGTCAGCTTCCTGCTGTCGATCGCGCTCGGCATCTGCACGATCGTGGCGGCGGCCGTGCTGTGGATGGTCATGGACGCGATGGGCGTCTTCTCGACCGTCGGCGGCACGATCAGCGAGGCGACCGGTTCGAACGAGGGCAACGGCTTCGACCTCCAGTCGTTCCTGTCGTTGCCGCGCGTTCTGATCTTCACGTCGGTCATCGCGGTGATCGACGTGGTGCTGGCGACGGCACTGGCGACGCTGGGCGCGTTCATCTACAACCTGTCGGCGGGCTTCGTCGGCGGTGTGGAGCTCACCCTCGCCGAGGACGAGTAG
- a CDS encoding DLW-39 family protein: MKKLLLVALAAIGGLLVYRQIQADRAEQDLWTEATDSVPSGSGV; encoded by the coding sequence GTGAAGAAGCTGCTCCTGGTCGCACTGGCCGCCATCGGCGGGCTCCTCGTGTACCGCCAGATCCAGGCGGACCGCGCCGAGCAGGACCTGTGGACGGAGGCAACTGACTCCGTGCCCTCTGGTTCCGGTGTGTGA